One part of the Thiothrix nivea DSM 5205 genome encodes these proteins:
- a CDS encoding carbon-nitrogen hydrolase family protein has protein sequence MTIVAALQMASGPQVQANLMEAGRLIKEAAGRGARLLVLPETFAMMGVHETDRVKIAEPYGNGPIQSFISQQAKQYGVWIVAGTIPVHSDNPDRPYAASILFDDKGKAVARYDKIHLFDVMLSENQEVYTESDTTTPGREPVIVDTPFGKLGMSICYDLRFPELYRRLSAMGAQILVIPSSFTELTGKAHWETLLRARAIENLCYVIAPGQGGYHVNGRTTYGHSMIIDYWGRIRGECDRGAGVVLAELDMDALEQTRKTFPVLSHRCPPENKL, from the coding sequence ATGACGATAGTTGCGGCACTGCAAATGGCATCAGGCCCACAGGTACAAGCCAACCTGATGGAGGCCGGTCGCTTGATCAAGGAAGCTGCCGGGCGTGGGGCCAGGCTGTTGGTGCTGCCGGAAACCTTTGCCATGATGGGCGTGCATGAAACAGACCGGGTGAAAATTGCCGAACCTTATGGCAATGGCCCGATCCAGTCGTTCATTAGCCAGCAGGCCAAACAGTACGGCGTCTGGATTGTGGCGGGAACTATCCCTGTCCATTCCGACAACCCTGATCGCCCCTATGCCGCCTCCATTCTGTTCGACGACAAGGGTAAGGCCGTCGCCCGCTATGACAAGATTCACCTGTTCGATGTCATGCTGAGCGAAAATCAGGAAGTTTATACCGAAAGCGACACCACCACGCCGGGGCGCGAGCCGGTCATTGTCGACACCCCGTTCGGCAAGCTAGGCATGTCGATATGTTATGATCTACGCTTCCCGGAACTGTACCGGCGTCTGTCAGCTATGGGTGCACAGATTTTAGTCATTCCTTCATCCTTTACTGAACTGACCGGTAAGGCGCATTGGGAAACGCTATTACGTGCCCGTGCTATCGAAAACCTGTGCTACGTCATTGCCCCCGGCCAGGGTGGCTATCACGTCAATGGCCGCACCACCTACGGGCACAGTATGATCATTGACTACTGGGGGCGTATACGCGGCGAGTGTGACCGGGGTGCTGGCGTGGTGCTGGCAGAACTGGATATGGATGCGCTGGAACAGACCCGCAAAACGTTCCCGGTGCTTTCCCACCGTTGCCCACCAGAGAACAAACTGTAA
- the pmbA gene encoding metalloprotease PmbA: MIELENRFDLATEFQAMAEHVLDVAKAKGATAAEVDIDKSTGLSVEVRMGAVDKLQYHRDQGINLTVYFGHRKGFASTGDFSKQALADTLDAACRIARYTSEDEYNGLADPERMANEFPKLDLYHPWELDAEMAIEMALQAETVAREHDSRITNSEGAGVDSHAGLSLYANSHDFMGVRHSTRHSLSCAVVAQEGDSMQRDYWYTVSRVPGHLESADTVGAEAAQRTVRRLHACSLSTREAPVLFVPQLARGLVGHLVGAISGGSQYRKASFLLNSIGQQVFPEFVQLHEDPLIRQALGSRSYDGEGVATQQRDIVKDGVIQGYFLGSYSARKLGMQTTGNASGASNLLLADTGVSFVDLLQQMGTGLMVTELIGHGINSITGDYSRGAVGYWVENGMIVHPVEEVTIAGNLKDMFKGIVGIADDVDERGSIRTGSILINKMTIAGQ, translated from the coding sequence ATGATTGAACTGGAAAATCGTTTTGACCTCGCCACCGAATTCCAGGCGATGGCTGAACATGTATTGGACGTTGCTAAAGCCAAAGGTGCGACCGCTGCCGAAGTGGACATAGACAAGAGCACGGGTCTGTCAGTCGAAGTGCGCATGGGTGCGGTGGATAAATTGCAATACCACCGTGATCAGGGCATCAACCTGACGGTTTATTTCGGCCACCGTAAAGGCTTTGCCTCTACCGGTGACTTCTCGAAGCAAGCCTTGGCAGACACGCTCGATGCCGCTTGCCGCATCGCCCGCTACACCTCCGAAGATGAGTACAATGGCTTGGCAGACCCTGAGCGGATGGCGAACGAATTCCCCAAGCTGGACTTGTACCATCCGTGGGAGCTGGATGCGGAAATGGCGATTGAAATGGCGCTACAGGCTGAAACGGTTGCGCGCGAACACGATAGCCGCATTACCAACAGCGAAGGCGCAGGCGTTGACAGCCACGCCGGTTTGAGCCTGTATGCCAATAGCCATGACTTCATGGGTGTGCGCCATTCCACCCGCCATTCGTTGAGTTGTGCGGTAGTGGCGCAGGAAGGCGATTCCATGCAGCGTGATTACTGGTATACCGTATCAAGGGTTCCGGGGCATCTGGAGTCTGCTGATACCGTGGGCGCGGAAGCGGCCCAGCGTACCGTGCGCCGGTTACATGCATGTTCGCTTTCCACCCGTGAAGCGCCGGTGCTGTTCGTGCCGCAACTCGCGCGTGGCTTGGTCGGGCATCTGGTGGGGGCAATCAGCGGTGGTTCGCAGTACCGCAAGGCCAGTTTCCTGCTGAATTCCATTGGGCAGCAGGTGTTTCCGGAATTTGTGCAATTGCATGAAGACCCACTCATCCGCCAGGCGCTTGGCAGCCGTTCCTATGACGGTGAAGGCGTGGCGACGCAGCAACGCGACATCGTAAAGGATGGCGTTATCCAGGGTTATTTCCTCGGCAGTTACAGCGCCCGCAAGCTGGGGATGCAAACCACCGGCAACGCCAGCGGAGCCAGTAACCTGTTGTTGGCGGATACTGGCGTCAGTTTCGTGGATCTGCTCCAGCAGATGGGAACCGGCTTGATGGTGACAGAACTGATCGGCCACGGTATCAACAGCATTACCGGCGACTATTCGCGTGGTGCGGTGGGCTATTGGGTCGAAAACGGTATGATCGTACATCCGGTGGAGGAAGTGACCATTGCGGGCAATCTCAAGGACATGTTCAAGGGCATCGTCGGTATTGCGGATGATGTGGATGAACGTGGTAGTATCCGCACCGGTTCCATTTTGATCAACAAAATGACGATTGCAGGTCAGTAA
- a CDS encoding anthranilate synthase component II: MKVLMVDNYDSFTYNLVQYLGELGADVQVVRNDEIPVEAIDDLAPDKIVLSPGPCTPTEAGISIPTLLRFAGQIPILGVCLGHQSIGQAFGGNIIRAKEIMHGKTSMIHHKGMGVFSGLPNPLEATRYHSLVIEQATLPDCLEITAWTETPDGKLDEIMGVRHKTLPVEGVQFHPESILTQYGHEMLRNFLDGK, translated from the coding sequence ATGAAAGTTCTGATGGTCGACAACTACGACAGCTTCACCTACAACCTTGTGCAATACCTCGGTGAATTGGGTGCAGATGTACAAGTGGTGCGTAACGACGAAATTCCAGTGGAAGCAATTGACGACCTTGCGCCCGACAAGATCGTACTTTCCCCCGGCCCCTGTACGCCAACCGAAGCAGGCATCTCCATCCCCACCCTGCTGCGCTTCGCGGGCCAAATCCCGATCCTGGGCGTATGCCTCGGCCACCAGTCTATCGGTCAGGCGTTCGGCGGCAACATCATCCGCGCCAAGGAAATCATGCACGGCAAAACCTCCATGATCCACCACAAAGGCATGGGCGTATTTTCCGGCCTGCCCAACCCGCTGGAAGCCACCCGTTACCACTCATTAGTGATTGAGCAGGCAACCCTGCCTGATTGCCTGGAAATTACCGCGTGGACAGAAACCCCGGATGGCAAGCTGGATGAAATCATGGGTGTTCGCCACAAAACCCTGCCGGTGGAAGGCGTACAGTTCCACCCTGAATCCATCCTCACCCAGTACGGGCACGAAATGCTGCGGAATTTTCTGGATGGAAAATAG
- the tldD gene encoding metalloprotease TldD codes for MKQAIDFARAAFLEPAGLTEQHLEQVFSQLLTKDTTLADLYFQSARYESWGLEEGIIKSGSYSIEQGVGVRSVCGEQTGFAYSGEISLAALLESAKAASAISRAGQNGSVNAWKVTTPSRSLYGTDDPLNSLSEEDKIGFLRQIDSLARAASPYVQQVMANMVAVHEIIMIVDESGRMTADVRPLVRANVSVIVERNGQTESATAGGGGRFSLDFFLNGHKAQEYAEEAVRKALINLDAEAAPAGSMTVVLGNGWPGVLLHEAIGHGLEGDFNRKGTSAFAGRIGEQVAAKGITVVDDGTLEQRRGSLSVDDEGTQTQCTTLIEDGILKGYMFDRQNAALMNTQSTGNGRRQSYAHLPMPRMTNTYMRAGEYAPEEIIASVDKGIYAVNFSGGQVDITSGKFVFSASEAYVIENGKLGKPLKNATLIGNGPDVLTRVSMVGNDLQLDTGIGVCGKDGQSVPVGVGQPTLRVDGLTVGGTATA; via the coding sequence ATGAAACAGGCAATCGACTTCGCCCGCGCGGCCTTTCTGGAGCCGGCGGGTTTGACCGAACAACATCTGGAACAGGTGTTCAGCCAGCTCCTGACCAAGGATACGACGCTGGCCGATTTGTATTTCCAGTCTGCCCGCTATGAATCCTGGGGTCTGGAAGAAGGCATCATCAAAAGCGGTAGCTACAGCATCGAGCAAGGTGTTGGCGTGCGTTCCGTGTGTGGCGAACAGACTGGTTTCGCCTACAGTGGTGAAATCAGCCTGGCTGCCTTGCTGGAATCCGCCAAGGCAGCCAGTGCTATCAGCCGCGCCGGGCAGAACGGCAGCGTGAATGCCTGGAAAGTGACCACGCCTTCCCGCAGCTTGTACGGAACAGATGACCCGCTGAACTCCCTGTCCGAAGAGGACAAGATCGGTTTCTTGCGCCAGATCGACAGCCTTGCCCGCGCTGCCAGCCCGTATGTGCAGCAGGTGATGGCCAACATGGTCGCCGTACACGAAATCATCATGATCGTGGATGAAAGCGGGCGCATGACCGCCGATGTACGCCCGCTGGTGCGCGCCAACGTCTCCGTGATTGTCGAACGCAACGGCCAGACCGAAAGCGCCACGGCAGGCGGCGGTGGCCGCTTCAGCCTGGATTTCTTCCTCAACGGCCACAAGGCACAGGAATATGCCGAAGAAGCGGTGCGCAAGGCGTTGATTAACCTCGACGCCGAAGCCGCGCCCGCAGGCAGCATGACCGTGGTGCTGGGCAATGGCTGGCCGGGCGTGTTGCTGCATGAGGCCATCGGCCACGGTCTGGAAGGTGATTTCAACCGTAAGGGCACATCTGCATTCGCTGGCCGTATCGGCGAGCAGGTGGCCGCCAAAGGTATCACCGTGGTAGACGACGGCACACTGGAACAGCGCCGTGGCTCCCTGAGCGTGGATGACGAAGGCACGCAAACCCAGTGTACCACCCTGATCGAGGACGGCATCCTCAAAGGCTACATGTTCGACCGCCAGAATGCGGCGCTGATGAACACGCAATCCACTGGCAATGGCCGCCGCCAATCCTACGCCCACCTGCCGATGCCGCGCATGACCAATACCTACATGCGCGCGGGTGAGTATGCGCCGGAAGAAATCATTGCTTCGGTGGACAAGGGCATTTACGCCGTCAACTTTTCAGGTGGGCAGGTGGACATCACCTCCGGCAAATTCGTGTTTTCCGCCTCCGAAGCTTACGTGATCGAAAACGGCAAGCTCGGCAAGCCACTCAAGAATGCCACCCTGATCGGCAATGGCCCGGATGTACTGACCCGCGTCAGCATGGTCGGCAATGACCTGCAACTGGATACCGGTATTGGCGTCTGCGGTAAGGATGGCCAAAGCGTGCCGGTTGGCGTTGGCCAGCCTACTTTGCGGGTTGACGGCCTGACCGTCGGCGGAACTGCCACAGCATAA
- the dusB gene encoding tRNA dihydrouridine synthase DusB, whose protein sequence is MQIGPYTLDNPLIVAPMAGVTDRPFRTLCKHFGAGHAVSEMMTADTALYAQKKSFYRANFDGELAPIAAQIAGSEPETLAEAARYQVANGAQIVDINMGCPAKKVCRKLAGSALLKDEALVKRILDTVANAVDVPVTLKTRLGYVNGEENILRVAEMAEQAGIAALAIHGRTREQMYTGEASYGLIREAKRNTNIPIIANGDINNPQKAKQVLELTGADAIMIGRAAQGRPWIFREIAHYLQSGQLLPPPTVEEVHTVLLRHLDDLYAFYGEYSGCRIARKHIAWYTNGLHDGNRFRQAMYAQETTSAQFQVVDAYFKSLLGQGERLTYAV, encoded by the coding sequence ATGCAAATCGGCCCGTACACGCTGGATAACCCGCTGATCGTCGCCCCCATGGCGGGCGTGACTGACCGCCCTTTCCGCACCCTCTGCAAGCATTTCGGCGCTGGTCATGCCGTCAGCGAAATGATGACGGCAGACACCGCCCTCTACGCCCAGAAGAAATCATTCTACCGCGCCAACTTTGACGGGGAGCTTGCCCCGATAGCCGCGCAGATCGCCGGTTCCGAGCCGGAAACACTGGCGGAAGCCGCCCGTTATCAAGTGGCCAACGGTGCACAAATCGTGGACATCAACATGGGTTGCCCTGCCAAAAAAGTTTGCCGCAAACTCGCCGGTTCCGCCCTGCTAAAAGACGAAGCTCTGGTGAAACGGATACTGGATACTGTTGCCAACGCTGTCGATGTGCCGGTAACACTCAAAACCCGGTTGGGCTACGTCAACGGTGAAGAAAACATCCTGCGGGTAGCCGAAATGGCCGAACAGGCGGGTATTGCCGCCCTGGCAATTCATGGCCGCACCCGTGAGCAAATGTACACCGGGGAGGCAAGCTACGGGCTGATCCGTGAAGCCAAGCGCAACACCAACATCCCCATCATCGCCAACGGCGACATCAACAACCCGCAGAAAGCCAAACAGGTACTGGAACTGACTGGCGCGGACGCCATCATGATCGGGCGCGCGGCACAAGGCCGCCCCTGGATTTTCCGCGAAATCGCCCATTACCTGCAAAGCGGGCAATTGCTGCCCCCACCCACCGTTGAGGAAGTCCATACGGTTTTACTCAGGCATCTGGACGACCTGTATGCTTTCTATGGCGAATACAGCGGCTGCCGCATTGCCCGCAAACACATTGCCTGGTACACCAATGGCCTGCATGACGGCAACCGTTTCCGCCAGGCAATGTATGCCCAGGAAACCACTTCAGCCCAGTTCCAGGTTGTTGACGCCTACTTCAAATCCCTGCTGGGGCAAGGCGAACGCCTGACTTATGCGGTGTAG
- a CDS encoding pyrimidine/purine nucleoside phosphorylase, translated as MSQFENVSVNKTANVYFDGKCVSHTVTLADGTRKSVGVILPSTLTFNTGAPEIMELLQGRCKVRMAGSDAWAEYAGGQSFNVAGHSSFDIETLEDLHYVCHFG; from the coding sequence ATGAGTCAGTTTGAGAATGTCAGCGTTAACAAGACGGCGAATGTTTATTTCGATGGCAAGTGCGTTAGCCATACGGTGACGCTAGCGGATGGTACGCGCAAAAGCGTGGGCGTGATCCTGCCTTCCACGTTGACGTTCAATACTGGCGCGCCGGAAATCATGGAGTTGCTGCAAGGCCGTTGCAAAGTGCGGATGGCGGGCAGTGATGCGTGGGCGGAGTATGCAGGTGGCCAATCATTCAACGTAGCGGGTCATTCTTCCTTCGATATTGAAACGCTGGAAGACCTGCATTACGTTTGCCATTTTGGCTAG
- the trpE gene encoding anthranilate synthase component I → MNQDTFDTLITQGYNRVPVRRTILADLDTPLSAYLKLADAPYSYLFESVQGGEKWGRYSILGLPAKTIIKVFGHTVELHRAHQPLETFAVADPLAWITGFQQQYQVPDIEGFPRFNGGLVGYFGYETIRYIEKKLSRGRDKPDPIGTPDILLMVSDEVVVFDNLRGELHLIVLAETGGFQQAQQRLDTLERQLQEARRLYRPAPKTRQIDESDFVSGFTEQGFKDAVIAAKEYIKAGDIMQVVLSQRMSIPFEAPPLDLYRALRRLNPSPYMYFLNLGDFHIVGSSPEILVRLEDNEITVRPIAGTRKRGETEQRDQELEAELLNDPKEIAEHLMLIDLGRNDTGRVSEIGSVKLTDKMIVERYSHVMHIVSNVTGKLLPGLDAMDVLRATFPAGTVSGAPKIRAMEIIDEFEPVKRGVYSGAVGYLAWNGNMDTAIAIRTAVIKDDILHIQAGAGVVYDSVPDLEWKETMNKGRAVFRAASAALSGLNGKHK, encoded by the coding sequence ATGAATCAGGATACCTTTGATACCCTTATTACCCAAGGCTATAACCGCGTTCCCGTCCGCCGCACCATCCTGGCGGATCTTGATACCCCGTTAAGCGCTTACCTCAAGCTGGCTGACGCGCCCTACTCTTACCTGTTCGAATCCGTACAGGGCGGGGAGAAATGGGGCCGCTATTCCATCCTCGGCCTGCCTGCCAAAACCATCATCAAGGTGTTTGGCCACACGGTGGAATTGCACCGTGCCCACCAGCCACTGGAAACCTTCGCTGTGGCTGACCCGCTAGCATGGATTACCGGGTTCCAGCAGCAATACCAAGTGCCGGATATTGAAGGCTTCCCGCGTTTCAACGGCGGGCTGGTCGGCTATTTCGGCTATGAAACTATCCGTTACATCGAGAAAAAGCTCAGCCGGGGGCGTGACAAACCTGACCCGATTGGCACGCCTGACATCCTGCTGATGGTATCGGATGAGGTCGTGGTATTCGACAACCTACGCGGCGAATTGCACCTGATCGTGCTGGCCGAAACTGGCGGCTTCCAGCAGGCGCAACAGCGGCTAGATACACTGGAACGCCAGTTGCAGGAAGCCCGCCGCCTGTACCGCCCTGCCCCCAAAACCCGGCAAATCGACGAAAGCGATTTCGTCTCCGGCTTTACCGAACAGGGTTTCAAGGATGCCGTCATCGCTGCCAAAGAATACATCAAGGCAGGCGACATCATGCAGGTGGTGCTGTCACAGCGCATGAGCATCCCGTTTGAAGCGCCGCCGCTGGATTTGTACCGCGCCCTGCGCCGCCTCAACCCGTCGCCGTACATGTATTTCCTCAACCTCGGCGATTTCCACATCGTCGGCTCCTCACCGGAAATCCTGGTGCGGCTGGAAGACAACGAAATCACCGTGCGCCCGATCGCCGGAACCCGCAAACGCGGCGAAACCGAACAGCGCGACCAGGAACTGGAAGCCGAGTTGCTCAACGACCCCAAGGAAATCGCCGAGCACCTGATGCTGATCGACCTTGGCCGCAATGACACCGGGCGCGTCAGCGAAATTGGTTCGGTCAAGCTCACCGACAAAATGATCGTGGAACGCTATTCACACGTCATGCACATCGTTTCCAACGTCACCGGCAAACTGCTGCCCGGTCTGGATGCGATGGACGTATTACGCGCCACCTTCCCCGCTGGAACGGTCAGCGGCGCACCCAAAATCCGCGCTATGGAAATCATCGACGAATTCGAGCCGGTAAAACGCGGCGTCTATTCCGGCGCAGTCGGATATCTGGCCTGGAATGGCAACATGGATACCGCCATCGCCATCCGCACTGCCGTGATCAAGGATGACATATTACACATCCAGGCGGGCGCAGGTGTGGTCTACGATTCCGTCCCCGACCTCGAATGGAAAGAAACCATGAACAAGGGGCGGGCGGTGTTCCGCGCTGCCAGTGCTGCACTATCCGGCCTCAACGGCAAACACAAGTGA
- a CDS encoding RDD family protein gives MENSVTLLRRLGAMIYDTVLAGFSIVIVASIPFLLFSKATGVELPDPLKVLVYLLMAWGFFMWFWTHGGQTLGMRAWKIRIVSDAGQPINRQQATQRFLWAILSWGALGVGFLVSLIDPEKLAWHDRFSRTRLIRIR, from the coding sequence ATGGAAAATAGCGTCACCCTGCTGCGCCGCCTCGGCGCGATGATCTACGACACCGTGCTGGCAGGTTTTAGCATTGTCATTGTCGCCAGCATCCCCTTTCTCCTGTTCAGCAAGGCAACCGGCGTTGAATTGCCTGACCCGCTGAAAGTGCTGGTCTACCTGCTGATGGCCTGGGGATTCTTCATGTGGTTCTGGACGCACGGCGGGCAAACGCTGGGGATGCGTGCCTGGAAAATCCGTATCGTGAGTGATGCAGGGCAACCCATCAACCGGCAACAAGCCACCCAACGCTTCCTGTGGGCTATTCTCAGTTGGGGGGCATTGGGCGTCGGCTTTCTGGTTTCCCTCATCGACCCGGAAAAGCTGGCTTGGCACGACCGTTTTTCCCGCACCCGCCTGATCCGTATCAGGTGA